In Candidatus Roseilinea sp., one DNA window encodes the following:
- a CDS encoding MarR family transcriptional regulator, with protein sequence MISQLTINEIRALLTLGHKMAVREIEQRAGAVWPNASALQVAVLRHLDVQPRTMSELSARLPASSSTLVAAVDKLEAEGLLVRTPDPNDRRRTPLALTPKGRELLARIRPDDYDALRRSLEAMGDAKAAKLHKLLRELVEGMQTEAGQVARMLENARERAARQAAREE encoded by the coding sequence ATGATTTCCCAACTCACCATCAACGAAATCCGCGCGCTGCTCACGCTCGGCCACAAGATGGCCGTGCGCGAGATCGAGCAGCGCGCCGGTGCCGTCTGGCCCAACGCCAGCGCCCTGCAAGTCGCCGTGCTGCGCCATCTAGACGTGCAGCCTCGCACCATGAGCGAGCTGAGCGCCCGGTTACCGGCTTCCAGCTCGACCCTGGTCGCCGCGGTGGACAAGCTCGAAGCCGAGGGCTTGCTCGTCCGCACGCCCGACCCCAACGACCGCCGGCGCACGCCGCTGGCGCTCACGCCAAAAGGCCGCGAACTTCTGGCACGCATTCGCCCTGATGACTATGACGCCTTGCGGCGCAGCCTCGAGGCGATGGGCGATGCTAAAGCTGCGAAGCTGCACAAATTGCTGCGCGAACTGGTCGAGGGCATGCAGACCGAAGCGGGACAGGTAGCGCGCATGTTGGAGAACGCGCGCGAGCGTGCCGCGCGCCAGGCGGCGCGTGAGGAGTAG
- a CDS encoding O-methyltransferase yields the protein MKGIPITEELYGYIVEMFAPEDDLLKRLPAEAEAKGIPQIHIAPEQGKFLQILMGATGATKVLEVGALFGYSTIWMARALPPGGKLITIELNSLHAQTTRENVARAGLADRVEVREGDARTILPQLVSEAPFDLAFIDAEKAEYLDYVDAALALVRKGGVIVGDNASAQGLAWNPAPPEDARDFVLAIRAFNRRMATEPRLLSLLVPIGDGMCVGIVR from the coding sequence ATGAAGGGTATACCGATCACCGAAGAACTATACGGATACATCGTCGAAATGTTCGCTCCTGAAGATGACCTGCTCAAGCGCTTGCCGGCGGAGGCCGAGGCCAAGGGCATCCCGCAAATCCACATCGCACCGGAGCAGGGCAAGTTCCTGCAGATCCTGATGGGCGCGACCGGCGCCACGAAGGTGCTGGAGGTCGGCGCGCTGTTCGGCTACAGCACGATCTGGATGGCGCGCGCGCTGCCCCCTGGTGGCAAGCTCATCACGATCGAACTCAATTCCCTACACGCGCAAACCACGCGCGAGAATGTCGCCCGCGCCGGCCTGGCCGATCGCGTCGAGGTGCGCGAGGGCGACGCACGAACGATCCTGCCGCAACTGGTGAGCGAAGCGCCGTTCGACCTCGCCTTTATTGACGCGGAGAAAGCCGAATATCTGGACTATGTGGACGCCGCGCTCGCCCTCGTGCGCAAAGGCGGGGTGATCGTCGGCGACAACGCCTCGGCGCAAGGGCTGGCCTGGAATCCGGCGCCGCCGGAGGATGCACGCGACTTCGTCCTGGCCATCCGCGCCTTCAACCGACGCATGGCCACCGAGCCGCGTTTGTTGTCGCTGCTCGTGCCGATCGGCGACGGCATGTGCGTGGGCATAGTGCGATAG
- a CDS encoding penicillin-binding protein 1A — translation MDANHLIRMRERRRRARRTGPMQRMLQIVVPTLVALLAIAVAIPATGVLAAGAIYASFTRDLPDPTQIKKVEEDFQTTKIYDRKGALLYEIIDPTGGDRQWTALTEISPYLLCATVAIEDKTFYDNQGFDLRGIARAFVANLQGGATQGGSGITQQLVKSVILPPEERAGPGRTTAVKIKEVLLAAEITRRYSKNDILEWYLNTNFYGNLAYGIEAASRVYFNKSAKDLTLAEAAMLAPIPQFPKQNPFDNPNEAKFRQSLVLDMMVERSQLGVPGCNVTQKQAAEAKLQPLQYANRTQRFNIQAPHFSVYAKDKAIELLGDHLGIGVEAARQLVERGGLKISTTLDLDIDNQVRAMANRHVATLQAQGRNVNNASVVVIKQDTSEILAMVGSLDYFNDAIDGKFNVATGLRQPGSAFKPITYLELLRQGASPATLFWDVRTVFDTGGGEPYIPENYDRKFHGPVRMRQALARSYNIPAVDALNRAGIGNVIRLAHRLGITDLDRGLNFYGLALTLGGGEVKLLDLTYAYATIANGGSMIGAPRPSSQKKFGYRDLDPVAILRVEDSKGKVLYEYRPAINPNLLGPDSERLTYLLKSIMSDPQARAAAFGYPSVLDLSGPRPAAVKTGTTNDYRDNWTVGFTTDFTVGVWVGNTDNSPMSRGVTGLTGAAPIWRDAMEYLHVGREIRDFPRPDGLIEKPVCQIDGLAPNGVCPTVMELFLPGTEPKQQSTMVQLFPVNIETGKLALPGTPPELVEARPMYVFPPQAQDWYASLSDEEKAKTPQAPTDFDTRFGGLITSGDVAISYPANNSYISVAPPPAAEPNAPVDPNNPQPFPSPGIVQIRGNARGGNWMSYRVSFAPGWSPAPEQWIQIGPDHPEQVSDGVLENWDITALPPGPYSLKVSRFESDGNVVESVAQVTIDNTPPKITLAQPRPGEFFSAEKDEWVTVTADVQDDYSIGKVEFFVNGELFATRSVAPFTIRWTIRAGGRVEFHAVAYDGAGNRTESERVSVGVGR, via the coding sequence ATGGACGCGAACCACCTGATCCGCATGCGCGAGCGCCGGCGACGGGCGCGTCGCACCGGGCCGATGCAGCGCATGCTCCAGATTGTCGTGCCGACGCTGGTTGCGCTCCTGGCGATTGCAGTCGCAATCCCCGCTACGGGTGTGCTGGCCGCGGGTGCAATCTATGCCTCGTTCACCCGCGACCTGCCCGACCCGACGCAGATCAAGAAGGTCGAGGAAGATTTCCAGACCACGAAGATCTATGACCGCAAGGGCGCGCTGCTCTACGAGATCATTGACCCGACCGGCGGCGATCGGCAGTGGACCGCACTGACCGAAATCTCGCCTTATCTGCTGTGCGCCACGGTCGCCATCGAAGACAAGACGTTCTACGACAACCAGGGGTTCGACCTTCGCGGCATCGCGCGCGCGTTCGTCGCCAACCTGCAGGGCGGCGCGACACAGGGGGGGTCGGGCATCACGCAGCAGCTCGTCAAGTCGGTAATCTTGCCGCCGGAGGAACGCGCCGGCCCCGGCCGCACCACCGCCGTCAAGATCAAGGAAGTGCTGCTGGCTGCCGAGATCACCCGGCGCTACTCCAAGAACGACATCCTGGAGTGGTATCTGAACACCAACTTCTACGGCAACTTGGCCTACGGCATCGAAGCGGCCTCGCGGGTGTACTTCAACAAGAGCGCGAAAGACCTGACGCTGGCCGAAGCGGCCATGCTCGCCCCCATCCCGCAGTTCCCCAAGCAGAACCCGTTCGACAACCCGAACGAAGCCAAGTTTCGACAGTCGCTGGTGCTGGACATGATGGTGGAGCGCAGCCAGCTCGGCGTACCCGGCTGCAACGTGACGCAGAAGCAAGCCGCAGAAGCCAAGCTGCAACCGCTGCAATATGCGAACCGCACGCAGCGCTTCAACATCCAGGCGCCGCACTTCTCGGTTTACGCCAAGGACAAAGCCATCGAGCTGCTCGGCGATCACCTCGGCATCGGCGTGGAAGCAGCGCGCCAGCTTGTCGAGCGTGGCGGGCTGAAGATCTCCACCACGCTTGACCTCGACATTGACAACCAGGTGCGGGCGATGGCCAACCGGCATGTGGCGACCTTGCAGGCGCAGGGCAGGAACGTGAACAATGCCTCGGTCGTGGTGATCAAGCAGGACACCAGCGAGATCCTGGCCATGGTCGGCAGTCTGGACTATTTCAACGACGCGATTGACGGCAAGTTCAACGTCGCCACCGGCCTGCGCCAGCCCGGCTCGGCCTTCAAACCGATCACCTACCTGGAGCTGTTGCGTCAGGGCGCCTCGCCGGCCACATTGTTCTGGGACGTGCGCACGGTGTTCGATACCGGCGGCGGGGAGCCCTATATCCCGGAGAACTACGACCGCAAGTTCCACGGCCCGGTGCGCATGCGCCAGGCGCTGGCGCGCTCTTACAACATCCCGGCGGTGGACGCGCTCAACCGCGCTGGCATCGGCAATGTCATCCGGCTGGCGCACCGCCTTGGCATCACCGACTTGGACCGCGGCCTGAATTTCTACGGCCTGGCACTCACGCTGGGCGGCGGCGAGGTGAAGCTGCTGGACTTGACCTACGCCTACGCGACCATCGCTAACGGTGGCTCGATGATCGGCGCGCCGCGCCCGTCGTCGCAGAAGAAGTTTGGCTATCGCGATCTCGACCCGGTTGCTATCCTGCGCGTCGAGGACAGCAAGGGCAAGGTGCTCTACGAATATCGCCCGGCGATCAACCCCAACCTGCTAGGGCCCGACAGCGAGCGGCTGACCTATCTACTCAAGAGCATCATGTCGGATCCGCAGGCGCGTGCCGCAGCGTTCGGCTATCCATCGGTGCTCGACTTATCCGGCCCGCGCCCGGCTGCCGTGAAGACCGGCACCACCAACGACTACCGCGACAACTGGACGGTGGGCTTTACCACCGACTTTACCGTCGGCGTATGGGTGGGCAACACCGACAACAGCCCGATGAGTCGAGGCGTGACCGGCCTTACCGGCGCGGCGCCCATCTGGCGCGACGCAATGGAGTACCTACATGTGGGCCGAGAGATCCGCGACTTCCCGCGGCCCGACGGGTTGATCGAGAAGCCGGTTTGCCAGATAGATGGCCTGGCGCCTAATGGCGTGTGTCCGACGGTGATGGAGTTGTTCCTCCCGGGCACCGAGCCGAAGCAGCAAAGCACGATGGTGCAGCTCTTCCCAGTCAACATCGAGACCGGCAAGCTGGCCCTGCCGGGCACGCCGCCGGAGCTGGTGGAGGCGCGCCCGATGTACGTCTTTCCGCCACAAGCGCAAGACTGGTATGCCTCGCTGAGCGATGAAGAGAAAGCCAAGACCCCACAAGCGCCAACCGACTTCGACACGCGTTTCGGCGGGCTGATCACCTCCGGCGACGTCGCGATCAGCTACCCGGCCAATAACAGTTACATCAGCGTTGCACCACCACCGGCAGCCGAACCGAACGCGCCGGTGGATCCCAACAACCCGCAGCCGTTTCCTTCCCCAGGCATCGTGCAGATTCGCGGCAATGCGCGCGGCGGCAACTGGATGTCGTATCGCGTCTCGTTCGCGCCAGGTTGGTCGCCTGCGCCGGAGCAGTGGATCCAGATCGGCCCCGATCACCCGGAGCAGGTGAGCGACGGCGTGCTGGAGAACTGGGACATCACCGCGCTGCCGCCCGGCCCGTATTCCCTCAAAGTCTCGCGCTTCGAGAGCGACGGCAACGTCGTGGAGTCGGTGGCGCAAGTGACTATTGACAACACGCCGCCGAAGATCACGCTGGCGCAGCCGCGCCCCGGCGAATTCTTCAGCGCAGAGAAGGACGAGTGGGTCACCGTCACCGCCGACGTGCAGGACGATTACTCGATCGGCAAGGTGGAATTCTTCGTCAACGGCGAGCTGTTCGCCACCCGAAGCGTTGCGCCGTTTACTATCAGGTGGACGATTCGCGCCGGCGGGCGCGTGGAGTTCCACGCCGTCGCGTATGACGGCGCCGGCAACCGAACCGAGAGCGAGCGCGTGAGTGTAGGTGTCGGACGCTGA
- a CDS encoding sarcosine dehydrogenase encodes MQTKVRLIIVGAGIVGCSAAYHLAKLGWRDVLVLDKGELFEVDGSTSHAPGGMFLTNSSKMMVEFAKYSRQWYGELHAASSEPLMYGVGGLEVAYTKARMNELYRRWGWAKAYGLEGAEVISPQEATRLNPLINPKVIHGAYFTPFDAVAKGVRLITAMARAAEAFGGVTFQGNTPVTDLIVEHGRIKGVMTAQGPIEAEAVLWCTNIWGDVLTRKYGVRLPLMAAQHLYTVTEPIPELQGETVEVRHPLMRHQDHSMYFRQQFDCYGVGSYRHEPLMVAPDDVGKSAKRDFTPEHFIKGWESTVELLPALKDARLAVKFNGMFAFTTDGYPIMGETAVKGLWACVGLWLTHAGGAGNAMANWMTFGDPGLDVREADITRFQKHYFTQRYIHARCAQNYREVYDIIHPLEQIGDPRNVRLSPFHHRLIEHKAQFFQSAGWEVAQWFEENARLLEKYEDRIPQREGWAARFWSPIQGAEHLAVRDGAGMFNLTPLAIIEVKGSGALAFLNRLCANQIDRPVGRVIYTSLLNERGGIVTDLTVVRLDTDRFWIITGGGVLPHDLAWIERHAPADDAVVITDVSSAWGKIGLWGPKARDILARVAEEDVSNTAFPYYTMKPLMVDAVPAVALRVSYAGELGWEIYTPVEYALRLWDVLWEAGQDHGLILAGNGAFDSLRLEKGYRLWGSDIHTDYTPFEAGLGWAVKLDKPDFIGREALIRVKESGLRRKLCCLTLEGAGVLMGKEPIFAPGEDGKAIGYVTSANYGYSVGKFIAYGYLPIEHADIGTNVEIEYFGERLPATVSAEPLFDPFGARMKC; translated from the coding sequence ATGCAGACCAAAGTTAGGCTCATCATTGTCGGCGCCGGCATCGTTGGCTGCAGCGCCGCCTATCACCTCGCCAAGCTCGGCTGGCGAGATGTCCTCGTGCTCGACAAGGGCGAACTGTTCGAAGTGGACGGCTCCACGTCGCATGCGCCGGGTGGCATGTTCCTCACCAACTCGTCGAAGATGATGGTGGAGTTCGCCAAATACTCACGTCAGTGGTATGGCGAACTGCACGCCGCTTCGTCCGAGCCACTCATGTATGGCGTGGGCGGGCTGGAAGTGGCCTACACCAAGGCGCGCATGAACGAGCTATATCGCCGTTGGGGCTGGGCCAAAGCCTACGGCCTGGAAGGTGCGGAAGTGATCTCGCCGCAGGAGGCGACCCGGCTGAATCCGCTCATTAATCCGAAGGTGATCCACGGTGCCTATTTCACGCCGTTCGATGCCGTAGCCAAGGGCGTGCGCCTGATCACGGCGATGGCGCGCGCTGCTGAAGCGTTTGGCGGTGTGACCTTCCAGGGCAACACACCGGTCACCGATCTCATCGTCGAGCATGGCCGCATTAAAGGGGTGATGACCGCTCAGGGCCCAATCGAAGCGGAAGCGGTGCTGTGGTGCACCAACATCTGGGGCGACGTGCTCACACGCAAATACGGCGTGCGCCTCCCGCTCATGGCCGCGCAACACCTCTACACCGTCACCGAGCCGATACCGGAGTTGCAAGGTGAGACGGTCGAGGTGCGCCATCCGCTCATGCGCCATCAGGACCATTCGATGTACTTCCGCCAGCAGTTCGATTGCTATGGTGTGGGCAGCTATCGTCACGAGCCGTTGATGGTTGCGCCGGACGACGTAGGCAAGAGCGCCAAGCGCGACTTCACGCCGGAACACTTCATTAAAGGCTGGGAGTCCACGGTCGAACTCTTGCCCGCGCTCAAGGATGCACGGCTCGCCGTAAAGTTCAACGGCATGTTCGCCTTCACCACCGATGGTTACCCGATCATGGGCGAAACGGCGGTCAAGGGCTTGTGGGCCTGCGTCGGCTTGTGGCTGACCCATGCCGGCGGCGCCGGCAATGCGATGGCCAACTGGATGACCTTCGGCGATCCGGGGTTGGACGTGCGTGAGGCCGACATCACGCGCTTCCAGAAACACTACTTTACCCAGCGCTACATCCATGCCCGCTGCGCGCAAAACTACCGCGAGGTGTACGACATCATCCACCCGTTGGAGCAGATCGGTGATCCACGCAACGTGCGGCTCAGCCCATTCCACCACCGGTTGATCGAGCACAAGGCACAGTTCTTCCAGAGCGCCGGCTGGGAAGTGGCCCAGTGGTTCGAGGAGAACGCCCGCCTTCTGGAGAAGTACGAGGATCGCATCCCGCAGCGCGAAGGCTGGGCAGCGCGCTTCTGGTCGCCGATTCAGGGCGCGGAGCATCTGGCGGTGCGTGATGGCGCCGGCATGTTCAACCTCACGCCGCTGGCGATCATCGAGGTGAAAGGCTCCGGCGCGCTGGCTTTCCTCAACCGGCTGTGTGCGAATCAGATTGATCGGCCGGTTGGCCGCGTCATCTACACCAGCCTGCTCAACGAGCGCGGCGGCATCGTGACCGATCTTACCGTTGTCCGCTTGGACACAGATCGCTTCTGGATAATCACCGGCGGCGGCGTCTTGCCGCACGATCTGGCCTGGATCGAGCGCCATGCGCCAGCCGATGACGCCGTCGTCATCACCGACGTTTCATCGGCGTGGGGAAAGATCGGCCTGTGGGGGCCGAAGGCGCGTGACATACTGGCGCGCGTCGCCGAAGAGGATGTGTCGAACACGGCCTTCCCGTACTACACGATGAAGCCGTTGATGGTGGACGCTGTACCGGCGGTCGCCTTGCGCGTGTCGTATGCCGGTGAACTGGGCTGGGAGATTTACACGCCCGTGGAATACGCGTTGCGCCTGTGGGATGTCCTTTGGGAAGCCGGCCAAGATCACGGCCTCATCCTCGCCGGCAACGGTGCGTTCGATTCGTTGCGGCTGGAGAAGGGCTACCGGCTGTGGGGCAGCGACATCCACACCGACTACACCCCGTTCGAGGCCGGCCTGGGCTGGGCGGTCAAGCTCGACAAGCCGGACTTCATCGGACGCGAGGCGCTCATCCGGGTGAAGGAATCCGGGCTTCGGCGCAAGCTATGCTGCCTCACGCTTGAAGGCGCCGGCGTGCTGATGGGCAAAGAGCCGATCTTCGCGCCGGGCGAGGACGGCAAAGCGATCGGCTACGTCACCAGCGCGAACTACGGTTACAGCGTCGGCAAGTTCATCGCCTATGGCTATCTGCCGATCGAGCACGCCGATATAGGCACGAACGTGGAGATCGAATACTTCGGTGAGCGGCTACCGGCGACGGTCAGCGCAGAGCCGCTGTTCGACCCCTTCGGCGCGCGGATGAAGTGCTAG
- the hutH gene encoding histidine ammonia-lyase encodes MNDPMSDVIVLDGASLTIEQVVAVAHGQPGDPHIALSDTAIPRVNRAAQAVQRLLSEGRIAYGITTGFGAFKDRIIPHDQVELLQHNILVSHAVGVGEPFDEPTTRAIMLIRANTLARGYSGVRIGTLQLLLDMLNAGVHPVIPQKGSLGASGDLAPLAHMSLPLIGKGTARLRNAVLPGAEAMRQAGLQPITLAAKEGLALTNGTAVMCAVGVLETVRAERLSQVADIAGCLSLEALYGTDAAFDERIQALRPFPRQQDCACYLRALLAGSEFVRPRNSANVQDAYTLRCIPQVHGAARDAIAYARWAFAIELNAVTDNPLLFVDETTGGIEVISGGNFHGEPLAIAMDYLGLAVSELGNISERRIMRLTDEASNTHVLPAFLTQQGGLNSGFMIAQYTAAALATENKVLSHPASVDTIPTSANVEDHVSMGMTAALKLRQILDNVERILAIELMAAAQGVDFRKQALGPYARLGRGTQAAYDLIRAHVPFIEADVEMSPYIEAVHQLIADGSLVREVNRAMGEIGE; translated from the coding sequence ATGAACGACCCCATGTCCGATGTCATCGTCCTCGACGGCGCGAGTCTGACAATAGAGCAGGTGGTCGCCGTTGCACACGGCCAACCAGGCGACCCGCACATCGCGCTGAGCGACACGGCCATACCACGCGTGAACCGCGCGGCGCAGGCGGTGCAGCGGTTGCTGAGCGAGGGTCGCATCGCCTACGGCATCACCACCGGCTTCGGCGCGTTCAAAGATCGCATCATCCCCCACGATCAGGTTGAGCTGCTGCAGCACAACATCTTGGTTAGCCATGCCGTCGGCGTCGGCGAGCCGTTTGACGAGCCAACCACGCGCGCCATCATGCTGATCCGCGCGAATACGCTGGCGCGCGGCTATTCCGGCGTCCGGATCGGCACGCTGCAACTGTTGTTGGACATGCTCAACGCCGGCGTGCATCCGGTCATCCCGCAGAAGGGATCGCTCGGTGCCAGCGGCGACTTGGCTCCGCTGGCGCATATGAGCTTGCCGTTGATCGGCAAGGGCACCGCGCGGTTGCGCAACGCCGTGTTGCCCGGCGCAGAGGCGATGCGGCAAGCCGGCCTGCAGCCAATCACGCTGGCTGCCAAAGAGGGTTTGGCGCTGACCAACGGCACGGCGGTCATGTGCGCCGTCGGCGTGTTGGAGACCGTCCGCGCCGAACGATTGAGCCAGGTTGCGGACATCGCCGGCTGCCTCAGCCTGGAAGCGCTATACGGCACCGATGCTGCATTCGATGAGCGCATCCAGGCGCTACGTCCTTTCCCCAGACAACAGGACTGCGCCTGCTACCTGCGCGCGTTGCTGGCCGGCAGCGAGTTCGTTCGCCCGCGCAACTCGGCCAATGTGCAGGATGCCTACACATTGCGCTGCATCCCCCAGGTGCACGGCGCGGCGCGCGACGCCATCGCCTATGCGCGCTGGGCGTTTGCGATCGAGCTGAACGCGGTCACCGACAATCCGCTGCTGTTCGTTGACGAGACGACCGGCGGGATCGAGGTGATCTCCGGCGGCAACTTTCACGGCGAACCGCTGGCCATCGCCATGGACTATCTCGGGCTGGCGGTGAGCGAGCTGGGCAACATCTCCGAACGACGCATCATGCGCCTGACCGATGAAGCGTCGAACACGCACGTGTTGCCGGCCTTCCTGACTCAGCAGGGTGGTTTGAACTCCGGCTTCATGATCGCGCAATACACTGCAGCCGCGCTGGCCACCGAGAACAAGGTGTTGTCACATCCGGCCAGTGTGGATACCATTCCTACGTCGGCGAATGTCGAAGACCACGTCAGCATGGGCATGACGGCGGCGCTCAAGCTGCGGCAGATCTTGGACAACGTCGAGCGCATCCTCGCCATCGAGTTGATGGCTGCGGCGCAAGGCGTGGACTTTCGCAAGCAGGCGTTGGGCCCGTATGCGCGGCTGGGCAGGGGCACGCAGGCCGCCTATGATCTCATCCGGGCGCACGTGCCGTTCATCGAGGCGGATGTGGAGATGTCGCCTTATATCGAAGCGGTGCATCAGCTCATCGCCGACGGTTCGCTGGTGCGCGAAGTGAATCGAGCGATGGGCGAGATTGGAGAGTAG
- the hutI gene encoding imidazolonepropionase: MRVDLLIHSAAQLITCASPGGPKRGAAMRELGIIKDGAVAISDGVITAVGPSDELRRTHDARRTIDAAGQLVCPGFVDPHTHLVYAGDRVAEWEMKLRGAAYLDILAAGGGILSTMRATREASLEQLVASARKRLDAMLRNGVTTCEIKTGYGLSVEAELKMLCAIAVLMQTHPCEVIPTLLAAHAVPPEFASNPDGYVDLVVEEIIPQAAAWLQSSIVNHQLPMFVDVFCENNAFDVEQSRRILMAGKQLGLLPKIHADQFNTLGGVPMALELGAVSCDHLDVTTAEDRARLAQSDAIAVVLPAVNFHLGSAHFSDARAMIDAGCAVALATDHNPGSAPCLSPALVMAIACRHQKLTPAEALNACTINAAHALGISDHVGSLEAGKQADVLIVSAPDYRHLAYQFGVNLVETVIKRGEVV; encoded by the coding sequence ATGCGAGTTGATCTGCTCATTCACTCTGCCGCGCAACTGATCACCTGCGCGTCGCCCGGTGGCCCGAAACGTGGCGCAGCGATGCGCGAGCTTGGCATCATCAAGGACGGCGCCGTCGCCATCAGCGATGGTGTCATTACCGCAGTGGGGCCGTCTGACGAACTGCGCAGGACGCATGATGCGAGACGCACAATAGACGCCGCCGGCCAACTCGTCTGCCCTGGCTTCGTTGACCCGCATACTCATTTAGTTTATGCCGGCGATCGCGTTGCAGAATGGGAGATGAAGTTGCGCGGCGCAGCGTATCTTGACATCCTCGCCGCCGGCGGTGGCATTCTCAGCACCATGCGCGCTACTCGCGAAGCGTCGCTGGAACAACTCGTTGCATCCGCGCGCAAACGGCTGGACGCGATGCTTCGCAATGGAGTGACGACGTGCGAGATCAAAACCGGCTATGGCTTGAGCGTCGAGGCCGAGCTGAAGATGCTGTGCGCCATCGCAGTGCTGATGCAGACGCACCCTTGCGAGGTGATTCCCACGCTGCTGGCGGCGCATGCCGTGCCGCCTGAGTTCGCGTCCAATCCCGACGGCTACGTTGATCTCGTCGTCGAGGAAATCATCCCGCAGGCAGCTGCGTGGCTCCAGTCATCTATCGTCAATCATCAATTGCCAATGTTCGTAGACGTCTTCTGCGAAAACAACGCCTTCGACGTCGAGCAATCGCGCCGCATACTGATGGCCGGCAAGCAACTCGGCCTGCTGCCGAAGATCCACGCCGATCAGTTCAACACGCTCGGTGGTGTGCCGATGGCGCTCGAACTCGGCGCGGTCTCGTGCGATCATCTCGACGTCACGACTGCCGAAGATCGCGCGCGGCTGGCCCAGTCCGACGCCATCGCCGTTGTGCTGCCGGCCGTCAACTTTCACCTAGGCAGTGCACACTTCTCCGACGCGCGTGCAATGATTGACGCCGGCTGTGCTGTGGCGCTGGCGACCGACCACAACCCCGGCTCTGCGCCGTGTCTGTCGCCGGCGCTGGTCATGGCCATCGCCTGTCGTCATCAAAAGTTGACACCTGCCGAAGCGTTGAACGCTTGCACCATCAACGCGGCGCACGCGCTCGGCATCAGTGATCACGTCGGCTCGCTCGAAGCCGGCAAACAAGCCGATGTGTTGATCGTGAGTGCGCCGGACTACCGCCATCTCGCCTACCAGTTCGGCGTCAACCTCGTGGAGACGGTGATCAAGCGAGGGGAGGTTGTGTGA
- a CDS encoding 2-amino-3-ketobutyrate CoA ligase, with amino-acid sequence MADLFDKIAKDPVLAAARMGREQGIYPYFKPLSETEGTEVRIGDHRLIMIGSNNYLGLTTHPKVRRAAIEAIERYGTSCTGSRFLNGTLELHKELERRLATFLGKEAALIFGTGYQANLGAITALMDKNDIAIGDREIHASLVDAIKMAGCQFKRFKHNDLDDLERVLKECGAAPKLIVVDGVYSMGGDLAPLPEIISLAKRYGARLFVDDAHGLGVMGEGGRGTHFHFDCVDEVDVVMGTFSKSFASLGGVVAGDRDVIDYIQHHARSLIFSASMPPANVATVLACLDVIEENPSYVQRVHVQAAKVRDGLRSLGYDCGQSVTPIVPVFIKNEMHTVFIWKSLYDHGVYTNPVLPPAVPPSKSLLRTSYMATHTDEQIETVLEVFERVGQETGFLQPAGV; translated from the coding sequence ATGGCTGACCTGTTTGACAAGATTGCAAAAGACCCTGTGCTTGCCGCCGCCCGCATGGGGCGCGAACAAGGCATTTATCCCTACTTCAAACCGCTCTCCGAGACCGAAGGCACCGAGGTGCGGATCGGCGATCACCGGCTGATCATGATCGGCTCGAACAACTACCTTGGCCTGACCACCCACCCGAAAGTGCGCCGGGCAGCGATCGAAGCGATCGAGCGTTACGGCACGTCATGCACCGGCAGCCGCTTCCTGAATGGCACCCTGGAGCTGCACAAGGAGCTGGAACGCCGACTGGCGACGTTCCTGGGCAAGGAAGCGGCGCTGATCTTCGGTACGGGCTACCAGGCGAATCTCGGCGCGATCACAGCGCTGATGGACAAGAACGACATTGCCATCGGCGACCGCGAAATTCACGCCTCTCTGGTGGATGCCATCAAGATGGCCGGCTGCCAGTTCAAGCGATTCAAGCACAACGACTTGGATGACCTGGAACGCGTGCTGAAGGAGTGCGGAGCCGCGCCAAAACTGATCGTGGTGGACGGCGTGTATTCGATGGGCGGCGATCTCGCGCCGCTGCCCGAGATCATCTCGCTGGCAAAACGATACGGCGCTCGTTTATTCGTAGACGATGCGCACGGATTAGGGGTGATGGGCGAGGGTGGACGCGGCACTCACTTCCACTTCGACTGCGTGGATGAAGTGGATGTGGTCATGGGCACGTTCAGCAAGTCGTTTGCCTCATTGGGTGGCGTGGTCGCCGGCGATCGCGACGTGATTGACTACATTCAGCATCACGCCCGCTCGCTCATCTTCAGCGCATCCATGCCGCCGGCCAATGTCGCTACCGTGCTGGCCTGCCTCGACGTCATCGAGGAGAATCCAAGCTACGTGCAGCGGGTACACGTACAGGCCGCCAAAGTGCGCGATGGGCTGCGCAGCTTGGGCTACGACTGCGGCCAGAGCGTGACGCCGATCGTGCCGGTGTTCATCAAGAACGAGATGCACACCGTCTTCATTTGGAAGTCGCTCTACGATCACGGCGTCTACACCAACCCCGTGTTGCCACCGGCCGTGCCGCCATCCAAGAGCCTGCTGCGCACCAGCTACATGGCCACACACACCGACGAACAGATCGAAACCGTGCTCGAGGTGTTCGAACGCGTCGGTCAGGAGACCGGCTTCCTGCAGCCGGCCGGTGTGTGA